A genomic region of Pseudochaenichthys georgianus chromosome 12, fPseGeo1.2, whole genome shotgun sequence contains the following coding sequences:
- the lhx3 gene encoding LIM/homeobox protein Lhx3 isoform X2: MLLEHPGSSCQSTGNFSRYSSGQEIPVCAGCNQHIVDRFILKVLDRHWHSKCLKCSDCQAQLSEKCFSRGESVYCKEDFFKRFGTKCAACQQGIPPTQVVRRAQDFVYHLHCFACIVCKRQLATGDEYYLMEDSRLVCKADYETAKQREADSTAKRPRTTITAKQLETLKNAYNNSPKPARHVREQLSSETGLDMRVVQVWFQNRRAKEKRLKKDAGRQRWGQYFRNMKRSRGSSKSDKDSIQEEGLDSDAEVSFTDEPPMSELGLTNGIYSSLSDTSPGIGGRQGGNNHSSFPLEHGVLPSQDQFHDIRSNSPYGLPQSPGSLQGLPRHQPLISSLVYPDSGLSIMTQGSGPGINPGVRVSMGAANGPSSDLSTGSSGGYPDFPASPASWLDEVDHGQF, translated from the exons AAATCCCAGTATGTGCAGGATGCAATCAACACATCGTGGACCGCTTTATCCTCAAAGTGCTGGATCGCCACTGGCACAGCAAGTGCCTGAAATGCAGCGACTGTCAGGCGCAACTATCCGAGAAGTGCTTCAGCAGGGGCGAGAGCGTCTACTGCAAAGAGGATTTCTTCAA GAGATTCGGGACCAAGTGCGCAGCCTGTCAACAGGGCATACCGCCCACACAGGTGGTGAGGAGAGCGCAGGACTTCGTGTACCACCTGCACTGCTTCGCCTGCATCGTGTGCAAAAGGCAACTGGCCACAGGTGACGAGTACTATCTGATGGAGGACAGCAGGCTCGTGTGCAAAGCCGACTACGAGACCGCCAAACAGAGAG AGGCAGACTCGACTGCAAAAAGGCCACGAACCACCATCACTGCTAAACAGCTGGAAACACTGAAGAACGCCTACAATAACTCTCCCAAACCTGCCCGCCACGTCCGAGAGCAGCTATCGTCAGAGACCGGCCTGGATATGCGGGTTGTGCAG GTTTGGTTTCAGAACAGGCGAGCTAAAGAGAAAAGACTGAAGAAAGACGCCGGTCGGCAGAGGTGGGGGCAGTACTTCCGCAACATGAAGAGGTCACGAGGAAGCTCCAAATCTGACAAGGACAGCATTCAGGAGGAGGGCCTGGACAGTGACGCTGAGGTGTCCTTCACAG ATGAACCACCTATGTCGGAGCTGGGCCTCACTAACGGCATCTACAGCAGCCTGAGCGACACTTCTCCGGGCATCGGGGGCCGTCAAGGCGGCAACAACCACAGCTCCTTCCCCCTGGAGCACGGGGTCCTCCCCTCTCAGGACCAGTTCCACGACATCCGCTCAAACAGTCCCTATGGCCTCCCTCAGTCGCCGGGGTCGCTTCAGGGGCTTCCCCGACACCAGCCCCTCATCTCCAGCTTGGTCTACCCTGACTCCGGCCTTTCCATCATGACCCAGGGCAGCGGGCCTGGTATCAACCCCGGGGTGAGGGTCTCCATGGGGGCTGCCAACGGCCCCAGCTCAGACCTCTCGACTGGCAGCAGCGGAGGATACCCAGACTTTCCTGCCAGTCCTGCCTCGTGGTTAGATGAAGTGGACCACGGGCAGTTTTGA
- the lhx3 gene encoding LIM/homeobox protein Lhx3 isoform X1 yields the protein MDGHGDRNSLKETPKNTEMLIALLSHSEELLKEIPVCAGCNQHIVDRFILKVLDRHWHSKCLKCSDCQAQLSEKCFSRGESVYCKEDFFKRFGTKCAACQQGIPPTQVVRRAQDFVYHLHCFACIVCKRQLATGDEYYLMEDSRLVCKADYETAKQREADSTAKRPRTTITAKQLETLKNAYNNSPKPARHVREQLSSETGLDMRVVQVWFQNRRAKEKRLKKDAGRQRWGQYFRNMKRSRGSSKSDKDSIQEEGLDSDAEVSFTDEPPMSELGLTNGIYSSLSDTSPGIGGRQGGNNHSSFPLEHGVLPSQDQFHDIRSNSPYGLPQSPGSLQGLPRHQPLISSLVYPDSGLSIMTQGSGPGINPGVRVSMGAANGPSSDLSTGSSGGYPDFPASPASWLDEVDHGQF from the exons ATGGATGGACATGGTGATCGCAACTCTCTAAAAGAGACACCAAAAAACACGGAGATGCTCATTGCTTTGCTGTCGCACAGCGAGGAGCTACTGAAAG AAATCCCAGTATGTGCAGGATGCAATCAACACATCGTGGACCGCTTTATCCTCAAAGTGCTGGATCGCCACTGGCACAGCAAGTGCCTGAAATGCAGCGACTGTCAGGCGCAACTATCCGAGAAGTGCTTCAGCAGGGGCGAGAGCGTCTACTGCAAAGAGGATTTCTTCAA GAGATTCGGGACCAAGTGCGCAGCCTGTCAACAGGGCATACCGCCCACACAGGTGGTGAGGAGAGCGCAGGACTTCGTGTACCACCTGCACTGCTTCGCCTGCATCGTGTGCAAAAGGCAACTGGCCACAGGTGACGAGTACTATCTGATGGAGGACAGCAGGCTCGTGTGCAAAGCCGACTACGAGACCGCCAAACAGAGAG AGGCAGACTCGACTGCAAAAAGGCCACGAACCACCATCACTGCTAAACAGCTGGAAACACTGAAGAACGCCTACAATAACTCTCCCAAACCTGCCCGCCACGTCCGAGAGCAGCTATCGTCAGAGACCGGCCTGGATATGCGGGTTGTGCAG GTTTGGTTTCAGAACAGGCGAGCTAAAGAGAAAAGACTGAAGAAAGACGCCGGTCGGCAGAGGTGGGGGCAGTACTTCCGCAACATGAAGAGGTCACGAGGAAGCTCCAAATCTGACAAGGACAGCATTCAGGAGGAGGGCCTGGACAGTGACGCTGAGGTGTCCTTCACAG ATGAACCACCTATGTCGGAGCTGGGCCTCACTAACGGCATCTACAGCAGCCTGAGCGACACTTCTCCGGGCATCGGGGGCCGTCAAGGCGGCAACAACCACAGCTCCTTCCCCCTGGAGCACGGGGTCCTCCCCTCTCAGGACCAGTTCCACGACATCCGCTCAAACAGTCCCTATGGCCTCCCTCAGTCGCCGGGGTCGCTTCAGGGGCTTCCCCGACACCAGCCCCTCATCTCCAGCTTGGTCTACCCTGACTCCGGCCTTTCCATCATGACCCAGGGCAGCGGGCCTGGTATCAACCCCGGGGTGAGGGTCTCCATGGGGGCTGCCAACGGCCCCAGCTCAGACCTCTCGACTGGCAGCAGCGGAGGATACCCAGACTTTCCTGCCAGTCCTGCCTCGTGGTTAGATGAAGTGGACCACGGGCAGTTTTGA